A single Metarhizium brunneum chromosome 5, complete sequence DNA region contains:
- the UPC2_3 gene encoding Sterol uptake control protein 2 — translation MAGPGGGPPRRSHTKSRKGCETCKRRHIRCDENFPQCRNCTKHKIRCPYNDVQVPDADRSTTPDKPNLMWTPQVEAAIAEWQATGVFPFSTLHVYSAPMPHLYSLEDLRLIYHVANLYDQLSVIDGNNFTLWTRHIPTLLNIGATTPYVMHALLAFSAMHIAFLTDCPLVGSLAFEHRGIALSGLHEAIGTFSRETSDAILAASLVLSWQATDWRSWTQLMQGTSTVIDAMDAWKHESQFGDFIAEVSTFPTAPPSPGPDHRPTQPRDEDIQAFQRTLEQVQKVELHLKHHKEATTQVQHLIGFLKGSRKISPTLSIAQQYERLQPLRTWLFWMPVEYLQNYQGSANSLIVIAHLYTVALLMERLFPEIGAAYFGSLSISPIEEIARRLMSLSVAGGSEGGVHRETPLTLMEFPINTVGEFRSRMGWVHPERTPSFPQFHPPNFPVPEEYSMPPGAAPSPHYMYSNVAFSYSAEEMPMLNSASMPGNQGHSASPLVLSSPFSSQQYLNVPSPSYAAGAYSPASSTFEGSVTYSDTEEYGSYDMRGSAPAYLTSGQPSMYNEAHSSYGLGFVTPHQPVWI, via the exons ATGGCTGGCCCTGGCGGTGGTCCTCCTCGTCGCAG CCACACCAAGTCCCGCAAGGGTTGTGAGACCTGCAAGCGTCGGCACATTCGTTGTGATGAGAACTTCCCTCAATG CCGCAACTGTACCAAGCACAAGATCCGCTGTCCGTACAACGACGTACAGGTGCCCGATGCAGACCGCTCTACCACCCCCGATAAGCCTAATCTCATGTGGACGCCCCAGGTCGAGGCAGCCATCGCTGAGTGGCAGGCAACCGGTGTTTTCCCCTTCTCGACCCTGCATGTCTACTCGGCGCCCATGCCGCACCTGTACTCGTTGGAGGATTTGCGCCTGATCTACCACGTTGCCAACCTGTACGATCAGCTCTCTGTCATTGACGGCAATAACTTCACTCTCTGGACCCGTCACATCCCAAC TCTCCTGAACATTGGTGCCACCACGCCCTATGTGATGCACGCCCTGCTCGCCTTTTCGGCCATGCACATCGCCTTCCTCACCGACTGCCCTCTTGTCGGCAGCCTGGCCTTCGAGCACCGTGGCATCGCTCTCAGTGGCCTTCACGAGGCCATTGGTACCTTCTCCCGAGAGACGTCGGATGCcatcttggcagcttctcTTGTCTTGTCCTGGCAAGCTACGGATTG GCGCAGTTGGACCCAGCTCATGCAGGGAACCTCGACG GTGATTGATGCCATGGACGCATGGAAGCACGAGTCCCAGTTTGGTGACTTCATTGCTGAAGTCAGCACATTTCCCACTGCCCCTCCGTCTCCTGGACCCGACCACAGACCAACGCAGCCCCGGGATGAGGATATTCAAGCCTTCCAGCGCACTCTCGAGCAAGTCCAAAAAGTTGAGTTGCACCTCAAGCACCACAAGGAAGCGACCACCCAGGTTCAGCATCTTATTGGGTTCCTCAAGGGTTCTCGCAAAATCAGCCCGACGCTCTCCATTGCCCAGCAGTATGAGCGCCTGCAACCGCTGCGAACCTGGCTGTTCTGGATGCCCGTTGAATACCTTCAGAACTACCAAGGGTCGGCCAACTCGCTTATCGTCATTGCGCACCTGTACACTGTTGCACTTCTCATGGAGCGTCTCTTCCCCGAGATTGGCGCTGCGTACTTTGGCAGCTTGAGCATCTCCCCCATTGAGGAGATTGCCCGTCGACTGATGTCCCTCAGTGTCGCTGGCGGCTCCGAGGGCGGTGTTCATCGTGAGACTCCCCTCACATTGATGGAGTTCCCCATCAACACCGTTGGTGAATTCCGCTCTCGCATGGGCTGGGTTCACCCTGAGAGGACCCCATCATTCCCTCAGTTCCACCCTCCCAACTTCCCGGTTCCCGAGGAGTACTCTATGCCTCCCGGCGCCGCTCCCTCGCCTCACTACATGTACAGCAATGTCGCCTTCAGCTACAGCGCCGAGGAGATGCCCATGCTCAATAGCGCCTCCATGCCGGGAAACCAGGGTCACTCCGCCAGCCCGCTCGTGCTCTCGTCCCCCTTCTCAAGTCAGCAGTATCTCAACGTCCCGTCTCCATCGTACGCCGCCGGAGCGTACAGCCCTGCCTCGTCAACGTTCGAGGGCTCCGTTACTTACAGTGACACCGAGGAGTATGGATCCTACGACATGCGAGGAAGCGCCCCTGCCTATCTCACTTCTGGTCAGCCGTCCATGTACAACGAAGCTCATAGCAGCTACGGCCTAGGGTTCGTCACTCCCCACCAGCCCGTGTGGATCTAG
- the ssh4_0 gene encoding Protein ssh4 — translation MAVSSPPTSAFTGVIIGLVSSFGSIVLIALVVFVFWASGCAGSGRIILDRLGRPGEYDDEQAFLREEAEALETMDDMTRTEYLRAKAFVTANPPESLHTDISLSQYLAIQEKGVSAWEFEPELEVANCFVEARTEIEFFDSECTVMCNLPVPKQNDVYYWEAKIYEKPENTLLSIGMATKPYPLFRLPGYHKYSVAYHSDGSRHYNQPFSSTPYAPKLVQGDVVGVGYRPRTGAIFFTRNGKRYEEVVHGLKSQNFFPAIGANGPAIVHVNLGQSGFVFIEANVKKWGLAPVTGSLAPPPPYGSEQGSILLETGTKDGAFSGQGLPHRQSVTGSPYTVTGGRSNLNPSHGRTRSGNFRVLPPTSPGPVRSPTDISLAQLVPNDEGGEASGSTGHQEAYHDDNPLHLHLEDATNPPPDYSSPTHSDSGQDRRRYSTDSEENTPLIRVMNRGRGDSSATATPRLQNTPSGPVPSYSDAVRDGAGIQRSDSSESDSSDASSSS, via the exons ATGGCCGTCAGCAGTCCCCCCACCTCTGCCTTCACcggcgtcatcatcggcctcgTCTCCTCTTTCGGGTCCATCGTtctcatcgccctcgtcgtctttgtgTTTTGGGCTTCTGGATGCGCGGGCTCGGGGCGCATTATCCTTGATCGCCTCGGCCGGCCCGGCGAGTATGATGACGAGCAGGCCTTTTTGCGtgaggaggccgaggctTTGGAGACCATGGACGACATGACCCGCACCGAATATCTCAGAGCAAAGG CATTCGTCACTGCCAATCCACCCGAGTCGCTGCATACCGACATTTCGCTTTCGCAATACCTAGCGATTCAGGAAAAGGGTGTTTCGGCCTGGGAGTTTGAGCCGGAGCTGGAGGTTGCCAACTGTTTTGTCGAGGCCCGTACGGAAATCGAGTTCTTCGACTCCGAGTGCACCGTCATGTGCAACCTGCCTGTTCCCAAGCAAAACGATGTCTACTATTGGGAAGCCAAGATTTACGAAAAGCCTGAGAATACCCTGCTCAGCATTGGAATGGCCACAAAACCCTATCCGCTGTTCCGATTGCCTG GTTATCACAAGTATTCCGTGGCATACCATTCGGACGGCTCCCGCCACTACAACCAGCCCTTTAGCTCCACGCCATACGCTCCGAAACTGGTCCAAGGcgatgttgttggtgttggataCAGGCCTAGAACCGGAGCCATCTTTTTCACGCGAAACGGCAAACGATACGAAGAGGTTGTTCACGGACTCAAGTCGCAAAACTTCTTTCCGGCTATCGGTGCCAACGGTCCGGCCATTGTACACGTCAACTTGGGCCAGTCTGGATTTGTCTTCATCGAAGCCAATGTCAAGAAATGGGGTCTGGCTCCTGTGACGGGTAGtttggcgccgccgccgccgtacgGGTCTGAGCAGGGAAGCATTCTGTTAGAGACGGGCACCAAGGATGGCGCCTTCTCTGGTCAAGGACTGCCGCATCGTCAATCCGTCACTGGCTCGCCGTATACAGTCACGGGTGGAAGAAGCAACTTGAATCCTAGCCACGGCCGCACACGAAGCGGCAACTTTCGAGTCCTTCCACCAACAAGCCCGGGCCCTGTGCGAAGTCCAACCGACATCTCGCTTGCGCAGCTCGTCCCCAACGATGAAGGCGGTGAGGCTAGTGGCAGCACCGGCCATCAGGAGGCATATCACGACGACAACCCGCTGCATTTGCACCTGGAAGACGCTACTAATCCTCCTCCAGACTATTCCAGCCCAACACACTCCGATTCCGGGCAGGATCGACGACGGTATAGCACCGACAGCGAGGAGAACACGCCCTTGATACGAGTAATGAACCGGGGCCGCGGAGACTCGTCTGCTACCGCGACACCCAGACTACAGAATACCCCCAGCGGACCGGTCCCAAGCTACAGTGACGCCGTCCGGGATGGTGCCGGAATCCAGCGCAGTGACAGCTCGGAATCGGACTCATCAGatgcatcatcatcctcatga